The DNA region AGTGATGGAACAAGTAAGTTATATGATGGAGCAAATGGATTACAGGATGGAACAAATAAACTTTATGACGGTTCCAAGGAACTTAGCGATAAACTTTCAAATGGTGCAGGAGATCTAAATAAGAATCTTAAAAATTCAAGTACTACTATGGGTAATTTTGTATCCCAACCCATAAATGTAGAAACAGAACATCTATTTGCAGATGAAACTTACGGCATTGCACTAGCTCCTTATTTTATACCTATTTCTATATGGGTAGGGGCTATACTCATGTTCTTTGTAGTTTCTGATGAAGTGGATGAAGATATAAAGGTAAAAGCAAAGTCAATTGTCATGGGAAAATATCTAGTATATATAGGAATTGGTGCACTACAAGCAATTTGTGTAAGTACAGCGGTATTATTCATAGGTATAAGACCGAGCAATTTATTCGCATTCTACTTATTTAATATATTTATATCCTTTGTTTTTATATCTATAATGCAGTGTTTAATATTCTTGCTAAAGGATGTAGGAAGGCTTCTTGGTATAATACTTTTAGTTCTGCAGCTTGCCTCATCAGCAGGAACTTTTCCAATAGAGCTTTCACCAAAGTTCTACAGAGTAATTTCTCCATTTATGCCTTTTACTTATGTGGTTTCGGGATTAAGAGAAGTTATAAATGGAATAAACTATAGTGTACTTGGTAAGGATATTGCATTTTTAGTGCTTGTGTTCATTGTATTCTTTACATTGTCTCTAACGTTTAGAGGCAAAGTTGTTAAATTTCATGAAATTATAGAAGAAAAAAAGAATGAGTCAGCAGCCTAGATTTATCAATAAAAATAAAAAGTTACCTAGAATTATTATAAAAATTAATAAAATAACAGATTTAGTGGAAATATAATAATAGAATTTTCATTGACTCTGTTATTTTTTTAATTTATAAGGCTGTATAGATATAAATGCATTAAACAATATTAGAAATAAATATGTGTAAATTTTAACTAAATAAATATTTTTAATGAAATTTATACAGTTAATTTTCATTAAAAGATAAATAGTATAATTAAAGAAGGGATGCTTATGATATTAAAAAAAATAAAAGATTTTTTTTCTCTAAATGAGCCACAAAATTTTGATAACACAGTTTTAAGTTATAGTAATGAAAAAAAAGATAACAAAGAAAATAATAAAGAAAAATATAATAATAATCAAAGCATATATAAGATACTTGAACAAAATGAGAATTATATAAAGGGTATTTTTAACAATTGTTATGATTTAATTATAAGAGAAATATCATTATATGATAATAATAAAGGTAAAATTGCTATGGTTTATTTAAATGAATTTATTACTGAGAAACTAATAAATGATAGTATAATTGATAAATTTCCATTAAAGCAAAATACTGAAATAAAGGATATAGAACAGTCAATAAAATATATGCTTGCTATAAAAGATGATAGCGTTTGTAAAGATTTTGGTCAGTGTATAGATGCAATACTTGATGGAAATGTAGTGATTTTTTCAGATATGCTAGATAAAGCTTTTATTGCAAATATTAAAGAGCCACCACAAAGAGCTATTCAGGAGCCAAATGTTGAAAACGCTATAAGAGGGCCCAGAGAAGGATTTACAGAGTCAATTGCTAAAAATATTAGTCTTATAAGAAAAAAAATTAAAAATACAAATTTTAAAACGGAAAAATTTATAGTTGGTGAAGAAACTAAAACTGATGTTGCTATATGTTATATGGATGATGCTGTTGATAGAAAAATATTAGAGGAAGTTAAAGCCAGAATCAGAAAAATAAAAATAAGTCCAATTGCATCTAATTATATTGTAGAAGCTATTAATGATGATCCTATATCTTTAGTACCAACTATATTTAAAACAGAAAGGCCAGATGTAGCAGCTTCTAAATTATTGGAAGGTAAAATTCTTATTATTGTAGATAATACTCCTATTGTTTTATCTGTACCTGCATTTTTTGTTGAATTTATGCAAGCTAGTGATGATTATTATACAAATTATATACCAGCCACTTTAAATAGATGGTTTAGATATATAGGTTTAATGATATCTATAGCATTACCGGGAGTGTATGTGGCTTTATTAACCTTTCATCAAGAACTTATACCTACTCCTTTTATTACTACCATAATAAGAGCTCGATCAGGAATACCTCTTCCATCAATATGGGAATGTTTTTTAATGCTTTCTGCCTATGAAATAATAAGGGAAGCAGGTCTTAGAATACCTAGAACCATTGGTCAGACTGTAAGTATAGTGGGAACTTTAATTCTTGGAGAAGCAGCAGTAAGAGCTGGTATAGTAAGTGCACCTATGATAATCGTAGTTGCTTTTGTTGGAACAGCACTTTATACTATCCCATCTCCAGAACTAAACTCAACTATTCTCTTTATTAGATATACTATATTATTTTTAGGTGGTGCCCTAGGTATTTTTGGCGTTTTGTGTGGACTATTATTTTTAATTACATACATGACATCAAGGCGCTCCTTTGGAGTACCATATATGTATCCATTTATGCCCTTTAGTTTAAAGAGAAACCAGGATACTATTATTAGAACACCAATGGAAAAATTGGATAATAGTATTAAGCTATTTAGAAAATAAAACATTTTGGAGAATGTCTATGAAGAACATCATTAAGAAATTTATCATAATATTATTAATATTAGCTATACCAGTTGTAAGTTTTACCGGATGTAAAGATGCTACGGAAATAGAGAGATTAGGGATTATATTGGCTGTAGGCTTTGACTTAACTAGTGATAATAATTATTTAGTTACTATTGAAGTTATGGATAGTAACAGTGTTAGTGATAATGTAAAATCAAATAGTTATACTGCTGAGGGAGAAACTGTTTTTAAGGCTATAACCAATCTTTATAAAAGATTAGGAGAACAATTTAATTATGCTCATATACAATATATTGTCATTGGAGATAGTATGGCAAGAAAGGGAATAGCCCCTATTATGGATTTTTCCCTAAGATATAATCAGATAAGACCTACAATACCTTTTTTAGTTACAAATGGAGAGGCTCAGGATATTATAAGTGCAAAAATTTCTACATATACTACCGCTGCTCTTTCAGTAACAAATTTATTAGAGTTGCAAAGGAAAAGAGGAGAAACGGCTGTTACTACTAATTTAGATTTTGTAAACAGTGTTGCTCATGGATCAAGATCAACCACTTGCGGTTTAATTAATATAGATAATTCTAAGTTAGATAAAAATAAAAACTATAATTTAAGTGGTGCAGCAGTTTTTCATAAGGATAAACTTGTAGGATATCTATCAACTAGGGAAACTGTAGGACTAAATTGGATTCGTGGAAGTATAGATAAAAATATACTTATGGCAGAATACATGATACAATATCCTGAAAATTATAAGGTAAGTTTAGATGTTACATCAGCTTCAGAGAAAACAGATATAAAATTACATAATAATAATGTAAATATTAAAGTCAATATTAAAGCAAAATCATCAATAAGAGAAATGACAGGAAATGTAGATCCAAATAAAAATCCTAATATCATGGATGAGCTTGCTCAAGAACAAAATAAAGTTATTTTTAATGATGTCTATCTAGTAATAAATAAAGCTCAAAAAGATTTTAAGCTTGATATATTTGATTTTGGAAATATCATGATGCGAAAATACCCTAATGAATGGACTTACATGGAAAAAAATTGGAATGACATTTTTGAAAATTTAAAAGTAGATATAAATGTTAATACACAAGTGAATAAAACAGGAGTTCTTTCAAAACCTCCACTATAGATAGAATTTTTAGATAAAATTTATTAAATAAAAGGTTAGGAGGGTAGTAACATGAAAGAAAAAATAACATCATATGAATTTTTAGCAATAATGTTTTTATTAGGCTATGGAACTGCCAGTTTATTTTTTCTAACACCGGATACTAAAAATGACATTTGGATTGCAATGCTTTTTTATGCATTAGTTTCTATAATTATTCAGATGATTTATATAAATCTTTTTAATAAATATCCAGAAGATTCTATAGTAACATATTTACCTAAAGTATATGGGAAATATATTGGTTTTATATTAAGTGTTATATATATATGGTTTTTTGCATATGATGCTGCTAGAGATTTAAGAGACTTTACTGAACTTACAACATCTTTTGCACTGATAAGAATGCCTATGTATATCACAGCATCGGTCTTTATGATTGTTATTACCTATAGTGTTTATAAGGGTATTGAAAATATAGGGAACATGGCACAGATAGGTTTTATAATTATAGTATTTTCCAGTATTCTTATTTTTATATTATTATTTATGACTAAGGGTGCCTTTAAATTTTACAACGTATACCCAATTTTACATATGGGTTTCATAAAAGTGATTTCAAAGGGATGGAAACTTTCTACGTTTCCCTATGGTGAGTTTATAACTATGACTATGCTTTATCCTTTTTTAATGCAAAAAAACAAATTAAAGAAAACTGTTATTTTTACATCAATTTTAGAGGGCGTATTTCTTGCAATAAATAATATTTTATTTATAGTAACTTTAGGATATGAGTTTGCTAGTTCAAATGACTATCCTTTACTTGAAACTCTTAGATTGGTACATATTGGAGATTTTTTAAACAGATTAGATATAATATTTATAGTGGTTTTAATGCTAGGTGGATTTTTTAAAATATCTGTGCTGATGTATGTATCAGCACTAGGGATTTCACAAGTATTTAAGGTTAAAAATTGGGGGCTATTATGTACTATATTAGGTGTATTAGTATTAATTACTTCACTAATAATTGCAAGAAATAATTCAGAACATATAAATACTGGTTGGAATTTTGTATTGCCATATGTAAATCTTCCTATTGGAATTATTATTCCTGGAATAACACTTATAGTTTACTATTTAAAAAGGCTGATAAAAGTATAATTTTATATTATGACTATTATTAAATATAAGATTATTGTTATTGTATAATAGAAATTTACTTACACATTATTGTAATTTAACCATTTTTATATGGTATACAATAAAGCTTTAGGAGAGATATATTCATGAAGGAAAAGATAACAGCACATCAATTTTTTATAATAATGTTTTTACTTCCTTATGGTAGTGCAGTTCTATTTTATTTATCCCCAGAAACTAAAACTGATATTTGGATTGGAATATTAGCTTATGGAATTATATTTGTAATCATACAGATGATTTATATAAGTTTGTTTAATAAGTATCCAAATGATTCTATAGTAACGTATTTACCTAAAATATATGGTAAATTTATTGGCTATATATTAAGTATTATATATATTGGTGTTAGAATAAAAATAGTACAAGAGAAATTGAGAAAGTTCCTAATAAGTTTTAGAATAAATATAAGAGATGGGGGAACTTAATCATGAAAAAACAACATGACAAGCAGTTCAAAGAAGATGCTGTAAAATATTACATGGATCATAAAGAACTTGGAGTAAGAGGTTGTGCTCAAAACCTTGATATAGGTGGTAGCACTTTGTCAAAGTGGATTAGAGATTCTAAAAGCGAAAATGGTATTCAAGTTCGAGGTTCAGGTAATTATTCCAGTGATGAACAAAAGGAAATTGCACGATTAAAGCGTGAACTTCGTGATACAAAGGATGCTCTTGATGTATTAAAAAAAGCCATAAGCATTCTGGGAAAGTGACAGAAGCAATATATCTTGAAGTCCAAGATAAATGTGAAGACCTCAAGTGGAAACGCCAAGTTTCTGTCAACGGAATGCTTCGTATATTAGGCGTTTCACGTTCAGGGTATAATTCATGGCTGCATCGCCTACCTTCAAATCAACAAAAGAGAAAAGAAATTGTAAAGGAAAAAATTAAGGAAGTCTATGATCAATCCCACCAAAATTATGGTGCTCCTAAAATCACAAAAGAAATACAAAAAGCTGGTGAAAAAATATCAGAACGTACAGTTGGGAAATACATGAAGGAGCTTGGCATTAAAGCTCAATATGTAAAACCATATACCGTTACTACAAAGGATTCTGATTTCAGCAGCAAACTAGAAAACGTTCTAAATGAGCAATTTAATCCATCTGCACCAAACGCAGTATGGTGCACAGATATTACATATCTTTGGACTAATGCAGGTTTTGTATACCTTACAAGCATCATGGATTTATACTCTCGAAAAATTATAGCTTGGACGCTTACGGAAACTTTAGCTGTTTCATGTGTTATTGACACAATTAATAAAGCTAAGAAAAATAGAAAACTTGCTAACCCAGTTATTATACACAGTGACAGGGGCAGTCAGTACGTATCAAAAGAATATCAAAAGGCTGCTTCAAAAATGATACTTAGTTATTCCAAGAAAGCTTTTCCATGGGATAATGCATGTATTGAATCTTTCCACGCAATTATTAAACGTGAATGGATAAATCGTTTTAGAATTAAAAATTATCGTCATGCTTATATTCTTGTATTTGAATACATTGAAACGTTTTATAATACCACAAGAATTCATAGTCACTGCAATTATATGTCACCAAATGAGTTTGAAAAAACATATGAAAAAGTCAAGGAACTTAGTATGTCAATGGCAAGTTAAAATATGGAAGTTAATTAGAACTTTCTCATTTTAATTTGTACTTTTTATTGACATAGCACCAATATAGGAAACATGGCACAATTAGCATTAATAATAATTATATTTATAGTAATTTTAATGCTGGGAGGATTTTTTAAAATATCTATATTTATGTATTGCTCTGTATTAGGAACAGTTCAACTATTTAACATTAAAAATTAGGGATTATTATGTATTATATTTGGAACTCTTATATGCGCTAGTTCTATTACAATGTCAATGATAAATACTTATCCTAAACATCTTTCTACAGGATTAAATCATATACCTATAGCTATTATAATTCCATTAATATCACTAATAGTGTACTATTTAAAGAAACTCATAAGCAGCAGATGATTATAAAGTTCCAGATCTTAATATTGATATTAATAAATAGAATCCCATTAACGCTGCAATCATAAAGCCACTTATGCCTATAATAGAAATATCATGAATTTTTGGTCCTATATTTGTTCTAAGTATAAGTGACGAGCCAATGATCATAGAAGATATAATAATGGCAAAAACCATTCTATTAACCATTCTATTTAAATCTTTAATAGGCTTTTGTAAATTATTATGCTGTAATTGTATTTTTGCTCTTCCACTAATTAAGCTATCAGAAAGTTCTACAAACTTTGAAGGAAATTCAGAAGAACTTTTAATAAATCTAAATCCATTTAATAATAATGTATCAAAATCTAAATCCTTTAAGAATATATTTTTATTTTGAGATTTTACATAGGGTATTAGTACATCTACTATGGATAAATCAGGAGATATTTTTGCAATAACCCCTTCAATTATAAGTGTACTTTTTAGTAGTGTTGTCAGTTCTTTAGGAAGTTTTATATTATTATTTTTTGAAATTTCAAAAATTTCTTGAAGCATAACTGAAATTTTTATATTCTTTAAAGAGGCAGACATGTAGCTAGCAAATAAATAATCTATAGATTCATAAAGAGAATTCCTATTTACATATCCCTTTCTTATACCTAAAGACATAATTACAGATATCATTTTATTTATATCATGATAGGCTATAGCAACCATTGCATCATTAAGTGATGATTTTAATGACTTTGAGATTGTACCCATTATTCCAAAATCTATATAACATATATGACCATTCTGTATAAGTAGATTACCAGGGTGAGGATCTCCATGAAAAAATCCATCTTCAAATACTTGCTTAAAATAAGAAAGTGTAAGTTTTTTACCTAGATCATCTAAATCGTAACCTGACTGCAAAAGTTTTTTTAAATTATCTATTTTAATGCCTACTATTTTTTCCATAGTAATTATTTTTTTAGTACATAATTCATCAATAGTATAAGGAGTGGATACGAAGGCAACGTCTTCATTTAGGTTTGTAAATTTCTTTATATTATTTAGTTCATTTTTAAAATCTAATTCTTGAGTTGTGGATATAAGTAATTCATCTAATGCTTCTTTGGGATCTATTAGCGCATCTGTAAACTTAATTTTTGTAATATTTAATAGCTTTTTTATTATAGATAAATCTATTTTCATTTTTTCAGCAATTCCTGGGCGCTGAATTTTTACGATAACAAAGCTTCCATCTTTTAAAATAGCATCATGCACTTGAGCAATAGAAGCAGATCCAATGGGATTTTTATCAAAATATAAAAATGTATCTTCAATGGTAGTATTCAATTCATTAAAAAAAAGCTTTTGTATATTGTCAAATTTTTCGTGAGGTACATTATTTTGAAGTTTAGATAGTTCTTTTATGTAAGGTGAAGGTAATAGATCTGGTCTGGTACTCAAAATTTGTCCTATTTTTATGAAAGTAGGACCTAATTCTTCAAAAGCTTTTCTTAAGTTTTCAGGTGACTTTTTATTTCCGTTTAATTTTGAATCAACAATAAATCCAAAACCATAGTAAGCTAGTACCTTAACTATTTCTTTTAATCTATATACAGAGTTTCTACGCATACTTGTTTTCTCCTCTTAAAAATAAAAGCCCTAACAAATAAGTTTGGGCCTTTTACAGTTGAAAATTATTGTTTAAGTTTTTTTTCAAGTTCAGTAAGTCTATTTTTAATATCCACAATTTCATCTTTTGTAGCAAAATTTGTTTCTTTTAATATATCTATAATGTCTTTTTTGGTTACAGGCTTAACTTTTTCACTTTTTGATACTATATCTTTTTTTAATTCCTCGGATAATTCCTTACCTTCATCAATAGTTAATTTACCTTTAATAACCATTTCATCTATGACCTTAGATGCCTTTTCATAGGTGTAAGCAGCTGAACCCAGACCAGCAAGGAGAGCTTTTTTTAATTGATCTACCATCATATACACCTCCCATATATAATATTATACTATAATACAATCATATCAAATAAATAAAAAATTGTAAATTCAAGAATAGTAAGAAAATTCCACTGAATTTATATTTAATATTCTTTATTTAGATGATAAAATGTATACATTGTTGTAATAAAATTATATAACTTTATTTTAAATAATAAAGTTAGTGTTTAAATATAAAAATTTTCTAATATAAAAATTAACCATTATAATAGTTAGATAAGATTATTAATAGAATTCAAATTTATATGAAATATATGTTTAGTATATGTAGATAATAAAATTTTATAAAAAAGTATTAATTCAATTCATCCTTTTGCTAAAATAATTGCTATTGCCGATGTATTTGATGCGGTTAATTCAAACAGAGGATATAGAAAGAGCAAGGGACCTTTTGAGGCTTTGGAAATAATTAAAGAGGATAATTTAGGAAAATTAGATTATAACTATTGTACCATATTCCTAAATCATGTAATAAATTACTACATGGGAGAGAATGTATTGCTTAATAACGATAAGGTATATAAGATAATACAGGTGAATAAAAATGATTTTCAAAGACCTTTGCTGTTAGCAGACAATGAATTTCTTCATTTGAGAAATAACAAGGACTTGTGCGTAAAGCAATTAATTGTAAATAATAATTATA from Clostridium pasteurianum BC1 includes:
- a CDS encoding spore germination protein, which encodes MILKKIKDFFSLNEPQNFDNTVLSYSNEKKDNKENNKEKYNNNQSIYKILEQNENYIKGIFNNCYDLIIREISLYDNNKGKIAMVYLNEFITEKLINDSIIDKFPLKQNTEIKDIEQSIKYMLAIKDDSVCKDFGQCIDAILDGNVVIFSDMLDKAFIANIKEPPQRAIQEPNVENAIRGPREGFTESIAKNISLIRKKIKNTNFKTEKFIVGEETKTDVAICYMDDAVDRKILEEVKARIRKIKISPIASNYIVEAINDDPISLVPTIFKTERPDVAASKLLEGKILIIVDNTPIVLSVPAFFVEFMQASDDYYTNYIPATLNRWFRYIGLMISIALPGVYVALLTFHQELIPTPFITTIIRARSGIPLPSIWECFLMLSAYEIIREAGLRIPRTIGQTVSIVGTLILGEAAVRAGIVSAPMIIVVAFVGTALYTIPSPELNSTILFIRYTILFLGGALGIFGVLCGLLFLITYMTSRRSFGVPYMYPFMPFSLKRNQDTIIRTPMEKLDNSIKLFRK
- a CDS encoding Ger(x)C family spore germination protein, which gives rise to MKNIIKKFIIILLILAIPVVSFTGCKDATEIERLGIILAVGFDLTSDNNYLVTIEVMDSNSVSDNVKSNSYTAEGETVFKAITNLYKRLGEQFNYAHIQYIVIGDSMARKGIAPIMDFSLRYNQIRPTIPFLVTNGEAQDIISAKISTYTTAALSVTNLLELQRKRGETAVTTNLDFVNSVAHGSRSTTCGLINIDNSKLDKNKNYNLSGAAVFHKDKLVGYLSTRETVGLNWIRGSIDKNILMAEYMIQYPENYKVSLDVTSASEKTDIKLHNNNVNIKVNIKAKSSIREMTGNVDPNKNPNIMDELAQEQNKVIFNDVYLVINKAQKDFKLDIFDFGNIMMRKYPNEWTYMEKNWNDIFENLKVDINVNTQVNKTGVLSKPPL
- a CDS encoding GerAB/ArcD/ProY family transporter encodes the protein MKEKITSYEFLAIMFLLGYGTASLFFLTPDTKNDIWIAMLFYALVSIIIQMIYINLFNKYPEDSIVTYLPKVYGKYIGFILSVIYIWFFAYDAARDLRDFTELTTSFALIRMPMYITASVFMIVITYSVYKGIENIGNMAQIGFIIIVFSSILIFILLFMTKGAFKFYNVYPILHMGFIKVISKGWKLSTFPYGEFITMTMLYPFLMQKNKLKKTVIFTSILEGVFLAINNILFIVTLGYEFASSNDYPLLETLRLVHIGDFLNRLDIIFIVVLMLGGFFKISVLMYVSALGISQVFKVKNWGLLCTILGVLVLITSLIIARNNSEHINTGWNFVLPYVNLPIGIIIPGITLIVYYLKRLIKV
- a CDS encoding GerAB/ArcD/ProY family transporter, which produces MKEKITAHQFFIIMFLLPYGSAVLFYLSPETKTDIWIGILAYGIIFVIIQMIYISLFNKYPNDSIVTYLPKIYGKFIGYILSIIYIGVRIKIVQEKLRKFLISFRINIRDGGT
- a CDS encoding transposase; translation: MKKQHDKQFKEDAVKYYMDHKELGVRGCAQNLDIGGSTLSKWIRDSKSENGIQVRGSGNYSSDEQKEIARLKRELRDTKDALDVLKKAISILGK
- a CDS encoding IS3 family transposase; translation: MTEAIYLEVQDKCEDLKWKRQVSVNGMLRILGVSRSGYNSWLHRLPSNQQKRKEIVKEKIKEVYDQSHQNYGAPKITKEIQKAGEKISERTVGKYMKELGIKAQYVKPYTVTTKDSDFSSKLENVLNEQFNPSAPNAVWCTDITYLWTNAGFVYLTSIMDLYSRKIIAWTLTETLAVSCVIDTINKAKKNRKLANPVIIHSDRGSQYVSKEYQKAASKMILSYSKKAFPWDNACIESFHAIIKREWINRFRIKNYRHAYILVFEYIETFYNTTRIHSHCNYMSPNEFEKTYEKVKELSMSMAS
- a CDS encoding ABC1 kinase family protein, whose amino-acid sequence is MRRNSVYRLKEIVKVLAYYGFGFIVDSKLNGNKKSPENLRKAFEELGPTFIKIGQILSTRPDLLPSPYIKELSKLQNNVPHEKFDNIQKLFFNELNTTIEDTFLYFDKNPIGSASIAQVHDAILKDGSFVIVKIQRPGIAEKMKIDLSIIKKLLNITKIKFTDALIDPKEALDELLISTTQELDFKNELNNIKKFTNLNEDVAFVSTPYTIDELCTKKIITMEKIVGIKIDNLKKLLQSGYDLDDLGKKLTLSYFKQVFEDGFFHGDPHPGNLLIQNGHICYIDFGIMGTISKSLKSSLNDAMVAIAYHDINKMISVIMSLGIRKGYVNRNSLYESIDYLFASYMSASLKNIKISVMLQEIFEISKNNNIKLPKELTTLLKSTLIIEGVIAKISPDLSIVDVLIPYVKSQNKNIFLKDLDFDTLLLNGFRFIKSSSEFPSKFVELSDSLISGRAKIQLQHNNLQKPIKDLNRMVNRMVFAIIISSMIIGSSLILRTNIGPKIHDISIIGISGFMIAALMGFYLLISILRSGTL
- a CDS encoding phasin family protein, producing MVDQLKKALLAGLGSAAYTYEKASKVIDEMVIKGKLTIDEGKELSEELKKDIVSKSEKVKPVTKKDIIDILKETNFATKDEIVDIKNRLTELEKKLKQ
- a CDS encoding HD-GYP domain-containing protein, whose product is MHPFAKIIAIADVFDAVNSNRGYRKSKGPFEALEIIKEDNLGKLDYNYCTIFLNHVINYYMGENVLLNNDKVYKIIQVNKNDFQRPLLLADNEFLHLRNNKDLCVKQLIVNNNYI